CGTCCGGGTTCGGCCACATACTTGATGCGCTCGGCCGGACGCCACATTGCCACGGGGTTTCTCCCTCGCCGGCTAGTCCGGGATCACGGCGGTGGCTTCGATCTCCACCAGCGCTTTCGATTCGACCAACGCTGAAACCTCAACCAGGCTCATGGCCGGGTAGTGCCCGCCCAGCACCCTCCGGTAGGCCGCGCCGATCTCGGACTGCGCGTCCAGGTACGCCTGCCGGTCGGTAATGAACCAGGTAAGCCTGACCAGGTGTTCCGGTCCGGCGCCGGCCTCGGCCAGCACCGCCGTGACGTTCCCGAGCGCCAGTTCCACCTGACCCGCCAGCGTGTCGGAAAAATTGCCGTGGGTGTCCCAGCCGATCTGGCCGGCCGTGAAGACCAGCCTGCCCCGTGCCGAGACTCCGTTGGAGTAGCCTTTGGGGCGCGGCCAGCCGGGCGGTTGCAGGATCTCGCTCATTAGCGGTACTTTATCAGCGGCCCGGGTTTCCGGAAATCGGCTTGCAGGTGTACGATTCGACTCCCGGAAGGCGGGTTGGGAGAAACAGATGTCGTCAACCGTAATGGTCACCGGCGCCAATCGCGGATTGGGCCTGGAGTTCGCGCGGCAGTATGCGGCTGACGGATGGCGGGTGCTGGCCACCTACCGCAATCCGGACGTGGCGGGCGAATTGCTGGAGCTGGCGCAGCAGGACAATGTGCAGGCCTTCAGGCTGGACGTTTCGGACTTCGACGCCATCGCGGCGCTGGCGGAAGATCTGCACGACGAAACGATCGACGTGTTCCTGAGCAACGCCGGCCTGTTCGGACCCAAGCCCGGCGCGGAGTCCGATCTCAGGCAATCGTTCGGGCACATCGATTACGGGATCGTGCGCGATGTCCTGACCGTCAACGCGCTCGCCCCGCTGAAATGCGCCGAGTCCTTCGTGGAGCACATCGCTCGTAGCGAGCAGCGCAAGTTTGTCGCGCTTTCGTCCATCGAGGGCTCGATCAGCCGGGCGCAGCGCGACCTCTACGCCTACCGCAGCAGCAAGGCCGCGCTGAACATGGTCACGCGTCTGCTTTCCGGGGACCTGGCCGACCGCGGCATCACCGTCGTGAGCATCTGCCCCGGATGGGTGAAGACCCGCATGGGCGGCGAATTCGCGAAGCTGGAACTGACGCCCGCGATCCGCGATTTCCGCGGGCTGGTCGCCCGCCTGACGCTGGAGGAAAGCGGCAGGTTCATCGAATCGCCCGGGAATCCATTGGCCTATTGACAAAGGCAGGAGGGATTGAAGATGGGAACGCCCACGACTAATCGACGTGCTTTCATTACGTCGGCGGTCGCCGCAGGCGTGGCCGCCTCGGCGGCGACGGCCGAGAGCGCGAATCGGCGGCCGCTCGATCTGGAGGATCCCCGCGACAACCTGGACGCCTACATCAAGGCCCGCTCCGACGTATCGGGCGCCGACGCGCCGCTGTGGAGCACCGGTCAGGCCTGGAGTTACATACCGGGCCAGCGCAGCAAGCTGCTGTTCAGGACCACCGGCCTGGCCATCTCCAGGACGGTCAGGGACGACGGCGGATATACCTGGCTGAACCGCGAGTGCCTGTATTTCCAGGACCCGGATACGGGCGAGGTCATCGATACCTGGACCAACCCCTTCACGGAACAGGAAGTGCAGGTCTTTCACATCCGCAACATCCACGTCAACAGCCGGTTCGACTACGGGGGCGGGAACAGGCCGGCCCTTCAGACCTACATGGAACACATGGGCGATGTGACTTTCTA
The sequence above is drawn from the Gammaproteobacteria bacterium genome and encodes:
- a CDS encoding RidA family protein; translation: MSEILQPPGWPRPKGYSNGVSARGRLVFTAGQIGWDTHGNFSDTLAGQVELALGNVTAVLAEAGAGPEHLVRLTWFITDRQAYLDAQSEIGAAYRRVLGGHYPAMSLVEVSALVESKALVEIEATAVIPD
- a CDS encoding SDR family oxidoreductase produces the protein MSSTVMVTGANRGLGLEFARQYAADGWRVLATYRNPDVAGELLELAQQDNVQAFRLDVSDFDAIAALAEDLHDETIDVFLSNAGLFGPKPGAESDLRQSFGHIDYGIVRDVLTVNALAPLKCAESFVEHIARSEQRKFVALSSIEGSISRAQRDLYAYRSSKAALNMVTRLLSGDLADRGITVVSICPGWVKTRMGGEFAKLELTPAIRDFRGLVARLTLEESGRFIESPGNPLAY
- a CDS encoding DUF1838 domain-containing protein gives rise to the protein MGTPTTNRRAFITSAVAAGVAASAATAESANRRPLDLEDPRDNLDAYIKARSDVSGADAPLWSTGQAWSYIPGQRSKLLFRTTGLAISRTVRDDGGYTWLNRECLYFQDPDTGEVIDTWTNPFTEQEVQVFHIRNIHVNSRFDYGGGNRPALQTYMEHMGDVTFYSDLMFFGPSPLSMEDYPAYVGSPYYQGASVYNHHVRRDDLENLDLGAAPAIVSWISNRQWAPWMEMGSWAGGMVISTRGKKLTMVTDLPADILGYMEKNDPEYLRSPEEVTQDTTSFYEEFRKYVDDKRARQMEEKP